A stretch of the Bacillus anthracis str. Vollum genome encodes the following:
- a CDS encoding TetR/AcrR family transcriptional regulator yields the protein MTKVDTVKEKIIETSLYLFNTNGITRTSIQDIMTATELPKGSIYRRFKNKEEIVLAAYDKSGEIMWSHFHKAMENKKTAIDKILAIFLVYQDAANNPPIAGGCPLLNSAIESTGVFPELQKAAAKGYDDTVMLMASLIKEGIEKQELKEEINIISLASFLASSMEGAIMASRVSNDNIHHHYFIEQIKHHLFSYSK from the coding sequence ATGACTAAAGTTGATACAGTAAAAGAAAAGATTATTGAAACATCTTTATATTTATTTAATACTAATGGGATAACTCGCACATCCATTCAGGATATAATGACAGCTACTGAACTACCGAAAGGATCTATTTATCGTAGATTCAAAAATAAAGAAGAAATTGTCCTTGCCGCCTACGACAAAAGTGGTGAGATTATGTGGAGTCATTTTCATAAAGCAATGGAAAATAAAAAGACAGCAATCGATAAAATCCTTGCAATTTTCCTTGTATATCAAGATGCAGCTAATAACCCCCCTATTGCTGGAGGCTGTCCATTGCTTAATAGCGCAATTGAAAGTACTGGAGTATTTCCAGAATTACAAAAAGCAGCAGCAAAAGGCTATGATGATACAGTAATGTTAATGGCTTCTCTCATAAAAGAAGGAATAGAGAAACAAGAACTTAAAGAAGAGATAAACATTATATCGCTCGCTTCTTTCCTTGCCTCTTCAATGGAGGGCGCTATTATGGCAAGTCGAGTATCTAACGATAATATACACCATCATTATTTTATTGAACAAATAAAACATCATCTTTTCTCTTATTCTAAATAA
- a CDS encoding DUF3963 domain-containing protein, with the protein MNKKRLFELFIVTFVFLFLHVSTFTNEKFNGKLGSFTFIVLLFMLSIYTAFIEKYFHDIQKWIRNITFCFALLVVVLVALWLGYF; encoded by the coding sequence GTGAATAAAAAAAGATTATTTGAGCTATTCATAGTAACATTTGTTTTTCTTTTCCTTCATGTAAGCACATTTACTAATGAAAAATTTAACGGTAAATTGGGATCCTTTACTTTCATTGTGCTACTTTTTATGCTTTCTATTTACACCGCATTTATAGAAAAGTATTTTCATGATATACAAAAGTGGATTCGAAATATCACATTTTGTTTTGCTTTGTTAGTAGTAGTTTTAGTAGCTCTATGGCTAGGGTATTTTTAG
- a CDS encoding GyrI-like domain-containing protein: protein MKNYTIEEKDSFIVLGIGTEIKSEYTDFVGIKKEKEDFWSTVKEDGRLDTLKALATNNYIFSVSEAVNNKMMYYAGVMTEAQIEEESRVIQFPKGEYLVVKGEDKTAEELSNKLTGIAFGQALREATDFTYVGGPNTTVEMGQRNGLVFGEMWIPVVRK, encoded by the coding sequence ATGAAAAATTATACGATTGAAGAAAAAGATAGCTTTATTGTGTTAGGTATTGGAACTGAAATTAAGAGTGAATATACAGATTTTGTTGGAATAAAAAAAGAAAAGGAAGACTTTTGGTCAACTGTTAAAGAGGATGGAAGGCTGGACACTTTAAAAGCTCTAGCTACAAATAATTACATTTTTTCTGTGAGCGAAGCAGTGAATAACAAGATGATGTATTATGCGGGTGTTATGACAGAAGCACAAATAGAAGAAGAATCTAGAGTGATTCAGTTTCCTAAGGGAGAATACTTAGTAGTAAAAGGGGAAGATAAGACAGCTGAAGAGCTAAGTAATAAGCTTACTGGTATCGCCTTCGGTCAGGCTTTACGAGAAGCAACAGATTTTACTTATGTTGGTGGGCCAAATACAACGGTTGAGATGGGACAAAGAAATGGTTTAGTGTTTGGTGAAATGTGGATTCCAGTTGTTAGGAAGTAA
- a CDS encoding DUF805 domain-containing protein, with product MRWYLYTLKNYAKFSGRATRKEYWIFTLVNKVTFWSLIYLASYSSSAFYLRANITLIYIAIFIVPTLAVEARRLHDSGKTGWWQLLNLVPFGGAVLLVFCIIESDEGDNKYGPNPHSNLKKAI from the coding sequence ATGAGATGGTATTTATATACTCTCAAAAACTATGCGAAATTTAGTGGGAGAGCTACGAGAAAAGAGTACTGGATTTTTACTTTAGTTAATAAGGTTACGTTTTGGTCATTAATATATTTGGCCTCTTATTCTTCGTCTGCCTTTTACTTAAGAGCTAATATTACTTTGATATATATAGCAATTTTTATCGTTCCTACTTTGGCAGTGGAAGCTCGTCGATTACATGATAGTGGAAAAACAGGATGGTGGCAGTTATTAAATTTGGTGCCATTTGGAGGAGCGGTTCTGCTTGTGTTTTGTATCATTGAAAGTGATGAAGGTGATAATAAGTATGGACCAAATCCACATTCAAATCTTAAAAAAGCAATTTAA
- a CDS encoding ABC transporter permease: MKSKTGVLLGRLMRNIMRSPDTIITVAITPIMMMLLFVYVFGGAIQTGTDNYVNYLLPGILLMAIASGVAYTSVRLFTDVKSGLMARFITMPIKRSSILWAHVLTSLVANVLTILVVILVALLMGFRSSANILDWLGVAGILGMFTLALTWLAIIPGLTAKSMEGATAYSYPLVFLPFISSAFVPTETMPKIVRVFAENQPVTSIVNAVRALLYEGTVGNDIWIALTWCVGIMIISYFFASKAFKRQIG, encoded by the coding sequence ATGAAAAGCAAAACAGGTGTATTACTTGGGCGCTTAATGCGCAATATTATGCGTAGTCCAGATACAATTATTACGGTAGCGATTACACCGATTATGATGATGCTATTGTTTGTATACGTATTTGGCGGCGCAATACAAACAGGAACAGATAACTATGTCAATTATTTATTGCCGGGAATTTTGCTAATGGCTATCGCATCTGGTGTCGCTTACACTTCTGTACGATTATTTACGGATGTAAAGAGTGGGCTTATGGCACGTTTCATTACGATGCCTATTAAGCGCTCATCGATATTATGGGCTCACGTTTTAACCTCTCTTGTTGCGAATGTACTTACTATCTTAGTTGTTATTCTTGTTGCGCTCTTAATGGGTTTCCGTTCCAGTGCGAATATTCTAGATTGGCTTGGAGTAGCTGGGATACTAGGGATGTTTACGTTAGCACTAACATGGTTGGCTATCATTCCAGGGCTGACGGCAAAGTCTATGGAAGGGGCGACAGCCTACTCGTACCCACTCGTTTTTCTTCCATTTATTAGTTCAGCCTTTGTACCTACCGAAACGATGCCGAAAATTGTTCGTGTATTTGCTGAAAACCAGCCTGTAACTTCAATCGTGAATGCGGTTCGTGCTCTTTTATATGAAGGAACTGTTGGAAACGATATTTGGATTGCGCTCACTTGGTGCGTAGGGATCATGATCATCTCTTACTTTTTCGCTAGTAAAGCATTTAAACGCCAGATAGGGTAA
- a CDS encoding ABC transporter ATP-binding protein — translation MSNTAISVKGLKKSFKDKEVLIGVDFEVQRGEIFALLGSNGAGKTTAVNILSTLMKQDSGEVRICGFDIKRQPDHVRQSISLTGQFAALDGMLTGKENLIMIAKLRGVSNPAQVADNLLERFSLTDAANQRADQYSGGMKRRLDIAMSLIGAPAVIFLDEPTTGLDPEARIEVWDTVKELAGGGTTILLTTQYLEEAEQLADRIAILHGGKIITTGTLTELKEMFPPAKVEYIEKQPTLEEIFLAIIGKKEEM, via the coding sequence ATGAGTAATACAGCGATTTCTGTAAAAGGATTAAAAAAATCTTTTAAAGATAAAGAAGTTTTAATAGGAGTGGATTTTGAGGTGCAGCGTGGCGAAATTTTCGCACTGCTAGGCTCAAATGGAGCGGGAAAGACAACGGCGGTCAACATCCTCTCGACGCTAATGAAGCAAGATAGCGGTGAAGTAAGGATTTGCGGATTTGATATCAAGCGCCAACCAGATCATGTTCGTCAAAGTATCAGTTTGACAGGACAGTTTGCAGCTTTAGACGGCATGTTGACGGGGAAAGAAAACTTGATAATGATCGCCAAGTTACGTGGTGTTTCCAATCCCGCTCAAGTCGCTGACAATTTGCTTGAAAGATTTAGCCTGACTGATGCGGCTAATCAGAGGGCAGATCAGTATTCGGGTGGAATGAAGCGCCGGCTTGATATCGCGATGAGTTTGATTGGGGCGCCAGCTGTTATTTTTCTTGATGAACCGACGACAGGGCTTGATCCGGAAGCACGGATTGAAGTGTGGGATACAGTTAAAGAACTTGCTGGTGGAGGAACAACCATCTTACTAACAACCCAGTATTTAGAGGAAGCAGAACAATTAGCTGACCGTATCGCTATTTTACATGGTGGAAAAATTATTACGACAGGTACTCTTACTGAACTGAAAGAGATGTTCCCGCCAGCAAAAGTAGAGTATATCGAGAAGCAGCCGACATTGGAAGAAATATTCCTTGCGATCATTGGCAAAAAGGAGGAGATGTAA
- a CDS encoding DUF1048 domain-containing protein encodes MLEIFKKLIGDKKEYRMMMARVAALSEDYQFVFKKIQNYMWNFSTGNGMDMLHIQYELIDLFEAGAAEGRQVLDITGEDVASFADELVANAKTYVSKYREDLNESIMKKLRKK; translated from the coding sequence ATGTTGGAAATATTCAAAAAATTAATTGGTGATAAAAAAGAGTACAGAATGATGATGGCACGTGTTGCAGCACTGTCAGAGGACTATCAGTTTGTGTTTAAGAAAATTCAAAACTACATGTGGAATTTTTCGACCGGCAACGGAATGGATATGCTGCACATTCAGTACGAATTAATCGATTTGTTTGAAGCTGGTGCAGCGGAAGGTAGACAAGTGCTAGATATTACTGGGGAAGATGTGGCATCTTTTGCTGACGAACTAGTGGCAAACGCTAAAACGTATGTCTCCAAATATCGTGAAGATTTGAATGAAAGTATTATGAAGAAATTGAGAAAAAAATAA
- a CDS encoding PadR family transcriptional regulator produces MENLTEMLKGSLEGCVLEIISRRETYGYEITRHLNDLGFTEVVEGTVYTILVRLEKKKLVNIEKKPSDMGPPRKFYSLNEAGRQELELFWRKWDFVSSKINVLKSN; encoded by the coding sequence ATGGAAAATTTAACTGAAATGTTGAAAGGTTCACTGGAAGGGTGTGTGCTGGAAATCATTAGTCGCCGTGAAACGTATGGTTATGAGATTACTCGCCACCTGAATGATCTTGGGTTTACCGAAGTCGTGGAAGGAACGGTCTATACCATCCTCGTACGATTAGAGAAGAAAAAGCTTGTGAATATTGAAAAGAAACCATCAGATATGGGGCCGCCTCGTAAGTTTTATTCATTAAATGAAGCTGGCCGTCAGGAGCTTGAATTATTTTGGAGAAAATGGGATTTTGTATCGTCAAAAATTAATGTCTTGAAGTCAAATTAG
- the hcp gene encoding hydroxylamine reductase, translating into MFCYQCEQTPTGGCKVMGVCGKNETIASLQDTIVFGLKGIAAYRTHAAQLGYTDAFVDATTQEALYMTLTNSNFNEQEHIDMAMKVGKSALRVMELLDKAHTNHFGVPEPVQITQNRVEGKAIVVTGHNLFALEELLKQTEGKEINIYTHSEMLPAHGYPQLKKYKHLKGNIGKAWYDQRRLFEKFTGAILATTNCVMPIKGSYSDRFFSYDIAGLEGVQKIENDNFAPLIQKALELPEVHMESDEQLVTGFHHNTVLSLAPEIIEAVKEGKIKRFFVIAGCDAPGKGGEYYRELATSLPPETVILTTSCGKFRFNDVDYGVVPGTEIPRYIDLGQCNNSISTVKIAAALADAFQCEVNELPVSIVLSWFEQKAVAILLGLFSLGIQDIRIGSKAPEFISAGVLDVLQETFGLKLITTAAEDMEMMLS; encoded by the coding sequence ATGTTTTGTTATCAATGTGAACAAACACCAACAGGCGGATGTAAAGTAATGGGTGTTTGTGGCAAGAATGAAACGATTGCGAGTTTACAAGATACGATTGTGTTTGGGTTAAAAGGAATTGCGGCTTATCGTACGCATGCTGCTCAGCTAGGGTATACGGATGCTTTTGTAGATGCTACAACGCAAGAAGCGCTATATATGACATTAACAAATTCTAATTTTAATGAACAAGAACATATTGATATGGCTATGAAAGTTGGGAAATCAGCTTTACGAGTAATGGAGTTGCTAGATAAGGCACATACGAATCACTTTGGTGTTCCAGAGCCTGTTCAAATTACACAAAACCGTGTAGAAGGTAAAGCTATTGTAGTTACAGGCCATAATTTATTTGCGTTAGAAGAATTATTAAAACAAACAGAAGGAAAAGAAATTAATATTTATACGCATTCTGAAATGTTACCAGCACACGGGTATCCGCAGCTGAAAAAATATAAACATTTAAAAGGAAACATCGGTAAGGCATGGTATGATCAAAGACGCCTTTTTGAAAAATTTACAGGTGCCATATTAGCGACAACGAACTGTGTTATGCCAATTAAAGGATCATACTCTGATCGATTCTTTTCATATGATATTGCCGGCTTAGAGGGTGTACAAAAAATTGAAAATGATAATTTTGCACCATTGATTCAAAAAGCGCTAGAACTTCCAGAAGTACATATGGAGTCGGATGAACAGTTAGTAACAGGGTTTCATCATAATACAGTCTTATCATTAGCTCCGGAAATTATTGAGGCAGTAAAAGAAGGGAAGATTAAGCGCTTCTTTGTTATCGCCGGTTGTGATGCACCGGGAAAAGGCGGAGAATATTATCGTGAATTAGCGACGTCACTTCCGCCGGAGACAGTGATTTTAACGACTTCTTGCGGTAAATTCCGTTTTAATGATGTGGATTACGGCGTTGTACCTGGTACAGAGATTCCACGTTACATCGATTTAGGGCAATGTAATAATTCCATTTCTACAGTGAAAATAGCGGCTGCTTTAGCTGATGCTTTCCAATGCGAAGTGAATGAATTGCCAGTAAGCATTGTCTTATCTTGGTTTGAACAAAAAGCGGTTGCTATTTTGCTTGGGCTATTTAGTCTTGGAATTCAAGATATTCGCATAGGTTCAAAGGCGCCTGAATTTATTTCAGCTGGCGTGCTCGATGTATTACAAGAAACATTCGGTTTAAAATTAATTACAACTGCAGCAGAAGATATGGAAATGATGTTATCGTAA